Proteins co-encoded in one Flavobacterium sp. M31R6 genomic window:
- a CDS encoding response regulator has product MNKKLNCVLLVDDDFATNFINKKIIQKTDLTEHIHVALNGKEAIDYLCQQGKFESTVDNEYPRPQLILLDINMPVMDGWEFIEAYKNLNLENKENIIVVMLSSSFNPADRAKAESIQEISAFKQKPMNKEALLEIFDKAFPGLIGENIL; this is encoded by the coding sequence ATGAACAAAAAACTAAATTGCGTATTATTAGTTGACGATGATTTTGCCACTAATTTCATTAACAAAAAAATCATACAAAAAACTGATTTAACAGAACATATCCACGTAGCTTTAAATGGCAAAGAAGCCATTGATTACCTGTGCCAACAAGGAAAATTCGAATCGACAGTTGATAATGAATATCCGAGACCTCAACTAATTTTATTGGACATCAATATGCCTGTCATGGATGGGTGGGAATTTATAGAAGCCTATAAAAATTTGAATCTGGAAAACAAAGAGAATATCATTGTTGTAATGCTCAGCAGTTCTTTCAACCCGGCCGACCGAGCCAAAGCAGAATCCATTCAAGAAATCTCAGCTTTTAAACAAAAACCTATGAACAAGGAAGCTTTGCTTGAAATTTTTGACAAGGCATTTCCAGGATTAATTGGTGAAAATATCCTCTAA